The following are encoded in a window of Candidatus Paceibacterota bacterium genomic DNA:
- the rpsR gene encoding 30S ribosomal protein S18 produces the protein MPRKTRPDKPGKRGARGRSSYGEIRTPRPKPKIDFTVDALDFKNVTLLRQFVTDQGRILPRKYTGLPAHYQRRLNRAIKRARQMLLMK, from the coding sequence AGACTCGTCCCGACAAACCGGGTAAACGCGGCGCCCGCGGCCGGTCCTCCTACGGTGAAATCCGCACCCCCCGCCCCAAGCCCAAGATTGACTTCACGGTGGACGCGCTTGATTTCAAGAATGTCACTTTGTTGCGGCAGTTCGTGACCGACCAGGGCCGTATTCTGCCCCGGAAGTACACCGGCCTGCCCGCGCACTATCAGCGCCGGCTGAATCGCGCCATCAAGCGCGCCCGGCAGATGTTGCTGATGAAGTAA